A segment of the Niveibacterium umoris genome:
GACACCGAGCAGGCGGTGGATCGTCCACGCCTCGTTCGGCAAGCGTTCACGGATCGCCGCGGGCAGGTCCGCGGTGCGGCGGCGCAGGGTATCCATCATCCGCGCGGCGGCCTTGCCGGTGGGCGCCGCGAGCGCGACCCGTGTGTCCGGCTGCAGCGTCAGCAGGGCCGCGAGCAGGCCGACCACGGTGTGCGTCTTCCCGGTACCCGGCCCGCCGGAAATCACCGTCAGCCCGCCTTGCAGCGCAAGTGCCGCGGCCAGCTTTTGCCGGTCCGGCCCGCTGCGTGGTGCGTCGGCGGGGAAGAGTTGGTCGAGCTGGGCACGCAGGCGCGCGATGTCGGCATCGGCCAGCCCAAACGGCTGCGCCAGCGCATGCAAGGCGGTCGCGAGGCGACGTTCGTAGTCGTGGTAACGCCACAGGTACAGGCGGCCGCTGCCATCGGCGAACAGGGGCGCCGGTTCGGCGGAAGCGTCGTCCGCCACCACGCCGGTCGCGATCAGCGCGGCGTGCAGCTCATCCGGTGGCATCGCCTGCCACGGCGGCGGCAGCCCATCCACATGGGCGCAGACATGGCCCTCGGCGGTGGCGGCCGACACCAGTCGCGCGGCGGCTTCGGCGAGGGCGACGGCGGGCTCGCTGGCGCCGGCGCGCTGCGCCCAGCGGGTTATGTGGTGGGCGAAGCCGTCAGGCAGGGGGGAAGTGGGCATCATTGAAGCCCGCTTTCGAGATGCATTCGGTTCGACCTTGCTTCGGACGGGAGCAGGCAGGACCGGTGCCTCGGTGCGGCAGAGAGCTGTCTGCGGCTAGTACGCAATTTGGATACGTTGTCGTTGAGCGCTCTAGAAATCATCGCGGCAGAGCCCGAATACAGCGGTGTCACGTGGCGTCGTCGAGATGTTCGGACGAATTGTCGCCATTCTTAACGTGCCTTCATGCGCCAGCCCCGACCGACCGAGCGTGGCGATCGAGCGAGTGTTCTCAGTATCCGTTGTGGCACAGATCCTGAAGATATTTGGCTGGCGTTTTGCCCATCCAACGATTAGGGATGTAGCAGCCAAGGCCAAACCCTTGCCCCAGAACATGGGGAGCAAAAAGTAGCCGAAATCCGCCGTGCTGCCTCTCACCCGCAAGGCGATACATCCGGCGATCGCGCGTTCGTTCGCGGGTTCGATGACCCAATGGAACTCATCTCCTGAATCCCACCGTGCGGCGCAACCCGAAAAGAATCCCTCGGTCTCCGATACATCGGTGTGTCGTGACCATTCCATGAAATGCGTGACTGCGTCGCTGCTCGTTGCGTCAAAAACGCTTCGAGCGTCGGCCGCTGTTGAACGCCTTAGCCGGACGAGGTCATTGGCGAGGACGGCAGGTGGATGTTTCATGGCTTGACGTTCGGTTCATCGACGAGCATTTCGATTTGGGCCGGGAAGGTTGGGCTGAGTCGCGCGAAGCCCTCCTTTGGGGGGCGGCTTGCGATGGGTGTTGGTGATTTGCTGGCGTGCGTTGGCCGGGAGTCCGTCCCGGCGGCCGGGTTCCTTTCTCTTGCTTGCCCAAGAGAAAGGAACCAAAGAGAAGGGCACCCGGCGTTCGCGGTCAGGCGCAAGCGCCTGACTTCCCTCGCGTGCTCGCGAAGTCGGGCGGCTGCGGAACTCGGCCCTGCGGGCCTCAGACAGTCCTCGCCGTCGGCGCTGCGCGCCGATCCCCCGACCCCGCTGCGCCACTCGGCGCTCTCGACGGGACCCAAAGTCAAAACCATCTGTTGATCGACGCGGCCGGGTTGTTCGTAGCCGGGTTGGAGCGGAGCGGAATCTGGGGCTGCTGCCGTCAACGGTGCAACCGCACCTCCCGGACTCCGGCCTTCGGCCTGTGTCCGGGCTACGGAAACAAGGAAACGGTCAATCGTCGACGCCTTTCCATCCCCCTCTGAAACGCCGAGCAGCGCAGCGTTGCCGGGTTCCGACGTGCGTAGCACGGCGGGGCCGAGGACTGTTCGAGCACCGAGCGAAGCGAGGGCGAGTTCCGCAGGCCCCCGGCGACGCGAGCAGCGCAGGGGACCGTGCGCGAAGCGCGCGGCGTTGAAGCGGGGGGCACTTCTTTGCCTACTTTCTTGTTGCCACAAGAAAGTAGGGCGCCCGCCGGGGCGCGACCCGGCTTCAGCGGACACACCATCGCCGCGCAACATGGCCGATCGCAAGCCGCAAACACAGCAACGTTGGGCTTCGCAAAGCTCAGCGCAACCTACGACCGTGTCGCTAGCCACTTCGCTGAGCGTCAGTGCGTGGCCGGTCATAAGGTCAAAACTCCGCCGTCACCACCCCCCGTAATCAAAGCATCCAACGCTTCAACATCCGCGCGACTCGGCCGCCGGAAATACACCCCGGCCTGAGCGCCATCCTCAGCCAACCACCCCGGCCGTACGCCCCGAACAAACAAATAGAGCGCCCCCCCGATGTGGCTGTCGTAGTCGTAGTGCGGCAGCCGTAGCTTCAAGTGACGGTGCAGCGCGACGAGGTAGAGCAGGTATTGCAGGTGGTAGCCGTGCGAGGCCATTGCGTCGGCGAGCGCTTCGCCGCGGTAGTCGTCGGCGTTGAAGCCGAGCATGTTGGATTTCCAGTCCAGCACCCAGTAACGGCCTTCGTGTTCAAACACCAGGTCGATAAAGCCGGAGAGGTAGCCGTGCAGGCTCTGGAAGCCTAGCGGCGGCATGCGGTAGCCACGTTCGGCGAGCCAGGCGTTGAGGCGCGCGGCGCTCAAGGTCGACGCCGGCAGGTTGAAGCCCATTTCGATGAGTCGCTGCTTCATCGGCAGGTCTGCCAGGTGCAGGCCGGCTGGCAGCGGTGTGCTGACGACGTCGCGGATCAGGCCGGTGAGTTGGGCCACCTGACGAGCCTGCTCGCCACGGCTGCCTTCGATGCCGCGTTGCGGGTGATCGCGCAGCGCGGCGCGGGCGGCGGCGTCCCAGCTTGCCGGGTCGGTGAAATCGGCTCGCTCGAAGGCAGCGTGCATGCAGTCGCCGGCCGATGCGCCACGCGGAAAGTGCAGTACGTCGTCGGGCGGGATGCTCGCCGGCGTCGGGCCGAGCGGGCGCGGCGCGGCGAGGGCGTCATGGTCCTGCTCGGCACCGTGGGCACTGTGCGCGCCTTGCACGAGGCGGCTGAAGCTGCCGATCTTCCATGCGTCCGGAATGTGCGCCGGCGCAGGCAGGGCGGTGAGCTGGTCGAGCGGCGGCGGGGCCAGCTCAAGCCGGGTGGCGGCTGCCGCGGGCAGCGGTGTCAGCGCGATGTCGCCAGCGGCGGCATCGGCAATGCGATGCCACGCGGCATCGATCTCCGTGGCAGTCGCCTCGCCAGCGTCCCACACCTGCTGATCGCTGCCAGCGCCGGCGGCGATCCAGTTCAGCACGCTGCGCGCCGATTCCTTGGTACTGACGCTCTTGCCGGCGGGCTTGAGGTAGTTGCCGACGACGACGTAGCTGCGGAACACCGCGCGGGTCAGCGCGACGTAGGCGAGCCGCACGTCTTCGGCGGCGCGTTCGCGTTTGCGGGCCTGTTTGATCGTGTCGTCGTCGCCGGCTTCGGGGCGGTAGTCGAGCACGATGCGGCCGTTCGCGTCGTGGTATTCGACCGCGTCGCCGCTGGCATCGTTGCGGCGGTGGCCGTCCCACAGGAAGGGCGTGAAGGTGATTGGGTACTCCAGCCCTTTGGACTTGTGGATCGTGACGATCTGCACCAGCTTGCGGTCAGATTCCAGCCGCAACTGCGCAACCTCTTCATGGCGATCGGCCTGCAACTGGTCGGCAAACCAGCGCATCTGCGCCTCGGGCGAGCGATGGGTATCGCTGGCCTGCTGCAGCAACTCCGCCAGATGAAGCAGGTTGGTGAGCCGGCGTTCGCCGTCGCCGGCCGCGAGCATGCGGGCGACCACGCTTTGCGCGGCATCGTCGCCGGCCAGCCAGCGGCGCAGCATCATGCCGATGCCGCGGTTGTTCCACAGTTCGCGCCATTCGACGAAGCGGGTGACCTGCGCTTGCAGGCGCGCTTCGTCGTGATCCAGTGCAGCGAGCGCTTCGGCGGTTTCGCCCATCAGCGTGGTGGCGAGGGCTGCGCGCAGCAGGCCCACGCGCGCAGGCTCGCGCACCGCGTGCAACACGCGGGCGAGCTCGGTGGCTTCCAGTGTCTGGAACACGTCGGACTGCGAGATCTCGACACTGGCAACGCCGACCTGCGCCAGTGCGGTTTTGATCAGCGCGGCCTGCTTGTGGCTGCGCACCAGCACCGCAATGTCTGCCGCAGCGAGCGGGCGGCCGCCGATGCGGATTTCGCCGCGCTGGCCGGCAGTGAGCAGTCGCGCGATTTCACTGGCGCAGGCCGCGGGCACCTGAGTCATCGCCGTGCCGCGCAGCATTGTACCGCCGGCTTCGCCGGGCGGCAGTTGCCACAGGTGCAGTGCCGCATTGGGCGTGCCGCTCTCGTCGCTGAAGACCGGGCGCGGCTTGGCGCCGACCCGCACGGTTTCGTAGCCCAGCTTGGGCAGCACGAAGGCGCCGGGGTTGGCGTTGAACAGCGTGTTGAGCGCGTTGATCAGCGGGCCGGTGGAGCGCTGGTTCTCGCGCAGCGTGTAGCGGTGCCGGGCCGCGTCGCCGGCGGCAAGGTAGGTGTGCAGATCGGCGTTGCGGAAGCTGTAGATTGCCTGCTTCGGGTCGCCCACGAGGAACAGCGGCCCCGCCGGATCGCCGGCATAGATCTTCGAGAACACCTCGAACTGCACCGGGTCGGTATCCTGAAATTCGTCGATCAGCGCGGCGGGGTAGTGCTCGCGCAGCGCGGCGGCGAGCCACGGGTTCGCGCCGGAGGTGAGCGCGCGGTGCAGGTTGGCGAGCATGTCGTCGTAGGCCACCACCCGCGCACGCCGCTTCGCGGCACGCAGCGCTTCGCCCGCGGTGGTGAGCATGCGGCGAATCAGCACAAGGCGCGCATGTTCGAGCGCCTGTTCGGCACTGATCCGGGCGGCGACCAGCGCCTCGGCTGCGTCGAAGAACGCGTGTTCCGGCGCGGTGCGGTTCTTGTTGAGCTTGCCTGCGATGAAGCCAGCGCGCATCAGACGCAGCGGCGATTTGTCGCTCGACGGCGCGACGGCGGTGCTCAGTTCGTCGCCGCTGTCGAACCACGCTTCCCACTCGGCCGCACTGGCGTCGATCAGGTGCGGCTTGTACGACGCTGCGTTGAGATCCTTCGCTGCGGCGGCTTGTTTGAGGACTTCGGCTGGCGGCGGGACGGCTGCAAATGCGGCCCGCGCTTCGTCGAACAGTTGCCGGAGCGTATCGGGCGACGGCGCGTCTTTGGGCGCCGCGGGCCATTCCACTCTCGCCAGCGGGCGCGCGAGCGATTCGCGCAACAGCTTGGCCCAGGTGTCTGGCGTGTCCTTGCGCAACAGCAGCCATGCAGCAAGGGAGGGCGGCAGGGTGTCGATGGCGACTTCGCGCCGCCAGAAATCGGCCACCGCTTCGCGGATCAGCGCATGGTCGTCGGGCGTAACTTCCAGCTTGAAGGGCAGCCCGGCCGCGAAAGGGGTGTCGGCCAGCGCGCGCTGGCAGAAGCCGTGGATCGTGAAGATCGCCGCTTCGTCGAAGGTCTGCAGGGCCAGTTCGAGCTGGCTGCGCAGGCGTGCCTCGTCCGCGACACCGCTTGCACGCACCGCAGCGAGCAATTGCGGCACGAAGGGGTCGCCTGCGCTGCCGCGGCCTTCGAGGTGGGCAAGCGTTTCGACGATGCGCAGGCGGATCCGCTCGCGCAGTTCCGCCGTGGCGGCCTTTGTGAAGGTGACGACGAGAATCCGCTCGACCGGCAGGCCGTGTTCGAGCAGGAGCCGCAGATACAGGCCGCAGATGTTCCAGGTCTTGCCGGTGCCGGCCGAGGCTTCGATCAGGCTGATGCCGGACAGCGGGCAGGCGAAGACGTCGAGATCGCGCAGCGTGCTCATGCCGTGCGCTCCGCGTCGGTGATCAGCAGGCTGAACACATCCAGCGCGACTTGCTCGAATTCCGCATCCAGCGGATCGGCGACGCCGCGCAGCGCGAGCTGGTAGTGGGGGTCTTCATTCTCTCCGGCGAACATCGCGCTGTCCCACTTCTTTCGGGCTTCGGAGAGGTGTTGTCCGCTCTCCACATAGGCCCAGGCACTCTTCGGGTAGAAGTGCAGCGGCCGCGTCTGGCCGAGGCGATACCAGCCAAGCAGGCTTTGCAGGTGGGCGAGCGCGGTGGCGGGGGCTAGTGGCGCCAGCGTCAGCGTCTCGTCGCTGGCGAGGTGCTGCGTGGTTGCGACCGCGCCGCTCGGCGCCGCGGCACAGAGCACCAGGTGATGCAGGATCGCCTCGACGCGGTCGGCCGCGCGCAGGGCGTCGAGTCGGTAGCGGTACTGACCGCTCGCGCGCAGCCCGGCGAGGTTGCCGCTCAGGCGCCATGTCTCGCCGGCCAGATCGAAGTTCAGCGCGATGGGCACCGGCGCCAGCGCCGCTTCGTCGCGCAGTGGTTGCAGCTTCTGCGAAAAGGCGGCGAGCTGCGCCACCACATCGGCGCGCTGCACGTTGCCCAGGGCGCCGTGCGGGTACTCGTTGCCCGCTGCGACGCGGGCGCGCAGTTGGTCAATCGAACTGCCGGCAAGTACGTCAGCCTCCAGCCGCTGGAAGACGGCGCGGATGCCTTCGTAGTCGGCGACGAAGGGTTCCTCGTCCGCCAGCGCGTCTTCACCCTTGGCGAGCTGGATGCCGAGCCGCTCGCGTAACAGGGCACGCGAGGGGTTGCGGAAGAAGCGGATGAAGCGGTCCAGCGGCACGTCTCGCAGTGAAGCGTCGATGGCGAGCGGGGTGGTGAAGAAGGGCGGGGCCGTGCTGCTGGCGTCCTGCGCCTCGTCATCATCGTCCGCATCGGAAGACGAAGGCCCGAGCGGCGCTTCGGGCGCGCACTGTGCGTCGGCGAGGCCCGCGCGCAGCGCGTCGCAGAGTTCTGCGTTGTGGCTGTGCAGGCGGGGGTCGGCGCTGGGCAGGAAGAGATCCAGCGCGAAGGGTTGCAGCGGGTGTTCCACCAAGAGCCGGGCGCGCGCAGCGGCGATGCCCTCCGGCGAGGTATCGGTCGCGGTCAGTTCGGCGAACGCATCGAGCAGTTCCGCCACGAGTACCGAGGGCGGCAGCGCGGCGTTGTCGCGCAGGCTGCGGCCGGTGTAGGCAAGGATGAAGTGATCCCGCGCGCTGAGCAGCAGGTCGAGGAACAGGTTGCGGTCGTCGAAACGGCGCTGGCGGTCGCCCCGGCGCGGGTGGCGCGCGAGCAGGTCGAACTCAGCTGGCCGGTCGGTGCCGGGGAAGGCGCCGTCGTCCATGCCCAGCGCGCAGACCACCCGGTAGGGCAAGGGGCGCAGGCTGGCCATCGCGGCGAAGGTGACGCCGCCAGTGGGCACCCCGCCGCGCGCAGGCTGTTCGAGCAGGTCAGCGAGCGCGCGGATCACGAAGTCCGGCGTAAGGTCGGCGTCGCCGGCAGCATCCATCTGCCGATGTAGCTCGGCCACCGTCGCGCGCAAGGTGCGCAGATCTTCCGCCCATTCGAAGCTCGGGGGGATGTAGCGTGCGAGCAGGTCGTCCAGCTCAACGCGCCAGGCTTCGGCGCTGCGCGGCGTGCGCCAGCGCTGCCGCGTGTCGGCCAGATCCTGTACGAAGCGCCAGAGCTGGCCAAGTGCCTGCGCGGCTTGCCCTTCGGGATTGGCGGCGCCGGTTCGGCCGGCGAACACGGCGTCGTCGCCCAGCGCGTAGGCGAGGAAGAGCCGCTCCAACCCATCGGCGAAGCTGTGCACATCGTGTTCCGGCAGGCCCAGTTCGCTGCGCTGGCGGGCGTCGAGCCCCCAGCGGATGCCGGCGCTGGCGACCCAGTCGCGCACCGTTTCGAGCGCTGCATCGTCGAGCTGATAGCGCGCCGCAATCGGTGCGAGTTGCAGCAGATCGAACACCGCGCTGGCCGGGAAGCGGCCGGGCAGCAGATCGAGCAGGGCGGCGAGCGTACTCGCGACGAGGTTCTCGCGCGTCTGGCCGCGGCCGGTAATGGTGTAGGGGATGCGCCGCGCCGGCGGGGCGGTGCCGAACACGGCGTCGATCAGCGGCGCGGCGGTGGCGAGATCCGGCACCACGACCAGCACATCGCTCGGCCGGATCGGCGAACCCGGCGCGGCTGAACCAGCGCCAAGCAGCGCCAGAAGCCGATCTTGCAGGGCTTCGAGCTGGCGGGTGAGCGAATGGCACACATGGACTTCGATGCTGCGGTCGTCCGCTTCCAGGGCGAAACTCGCCGGTCCCAACTCCTGCAGGTCGAGTACGGCGTTCTGCACGTGGCCCAGCAGCGTGGCGGCCGGGGCTTCGTCGAACCGGCTGTCGGCTTCCTCGAGGGCGTCGTCGTTTTCGAACAGCAGGTCGATATGAGCCTGAGTCTGCCGCCCCCAGGCAGCGAGCAGGCGGTTGCCGACCTCGTGAAAGTCGGACCGACCCTGTGCGGCGAGAAAGCTGAGGCGGCGTGCCGGTACGATTTCGAACCAGTGCTCGCGGCAGGGATTGAGCACGTAAAGCTGCACCGCGCGGTAGTCCGCGAATGCGCGCAGCAGGTCAAGGTGCAGCGGGGGCAGGGCGGGCAGGGCGAATACATGCACCGGGCCGCAGTCGGCCGGCGCGGCGGCGCGCTGGGGCTGCTCCTGCAGCAAGCGGATGAACGGGTGCTGCCCGGCGACGCCCAATGCGCTGGTCACCCGGCGCCACAAGTCACCCAGCCAGTCGGCAGTGTCGCGATCGTTTCCGGCGGGTAGCGGCAGTGCGCGACGCAGTCGCCACTGTTCCACCCAGTCGGGCCGGTAGGTCACGGTGTCTGTAAACACGCGGGCGACTTGCTCGGCGAGTTCGAAGCGCATCACCGCGTCGGCATCGGCAAGGTAGCCGGCAACGCCGGGGTGACTGTGCACGAAATCTCCGTCGTTCAATTGCACCAGAATCGCCCACGTCAGCCGGCCGGTGTCGAGCGGTGAGCGCTCTGGCGCCGGCATCCACTGCCCGACCTCCTGCCACAGCCACTGGCCGAGGAAGGGAAAGTCCACTTGGGCGCAGAGCCCGAAACGGTCCGCCATGTCGAGCTCGATACGGCGGCGCACGGCGGTGTTCGGCACGATGACCGTCTGCCGGTCGAACGGGCCGGGCTGCTCGGCCGTAAGGCGGGCAAGCAGGATCTGTTCAAGGGTTTCGAAGCGGTTGGCGAAGCTGACGCGGATCGGCATGGGGCAAGTCTATCGCGAGCCAAGCTCGCCCGATGAGCCACGCCGCGTGGGGCGTGGCAGCCCGTGCGCAAAGTCGGCGACAATCAGGCGCTTGGTCTTGAGGTGATGCATTCATGGCTCGTATCTACCCCGACGGTTGGGAAGCGCTGGCGAACGGCGCATCGCCCAGCCTGGTTCGACTGCTCGACACGCTGCGCCGCCTGGGCGAAGCCTTGCCTGACGATTGGGCGGTGTTTCACGGTGTGCATTGGCAGCATGGCGCTGACGGCCAAGCGCTGTTTGGCGCGGTGGATCTGGCGCTGGTGGCGCCATCTGGCGCCTGCGTACTGATCGAGCAGCGCACCGGTTTTCTGCGCGAATCGGCCGAGGGCCTCCTGCGCGGCAGCGCGGCGCAAGCGGTGAACGTGGCGCACCACCTGGGGCGCGCGGTGGCGGTGCTGCGCGAGAAACTCGCTCGCGTGGCCAGCGATGCATCGGTGACTGGTCTGCTTTTCCTGCCGGATTATCGCGTTCGCCAACCGCAGACCGCGGGCCTGGACCCGGCGCTGATCATCGATGCCGATCAACGCGAGGCGCTGGTGGCGCGGGTGCTGACGCTCGACGCCGGTGTTGCCGCAGATGCGGTACGTCACGCCGCGGTGTCGGCGTTTCTAGCGGACGAATTGTCGCTGACGCCGGACGTCGGCGCGGCCGCCGATGCGTCGCGTGCGCTCTACACCCGCCTCTCGGGTGGCCTCACAGAATGGGCGCGGCGGCTGGAAATGTCACCCCACCTGTTGCGGGTCGTGGGCACGGCGGGATCCGGCAAGACGCAGCTCGCGTTGGCGGTCTATCGCGATGCGCTGGCAGCCGGGCGGCGGCCGTTGTACGTGTGCTTTAACCGCCCGCTGGCGGACCATGTGGCTGCGCTGGTGCCGGCCGGCGGCGAGGTGGCTTCTTTCCACCAACTGTGCGTGAACGTGCTGCGCAGCACCGGACTCTCACCCGACCTGCGGCAGCCCGACGCCTTCGCCCGGGTGGTGGTGGCGTTTGCGGCGATGGCGATTCCGCCAGAGTGGGTGTTCGACGAGATCATCATCGATGAGGGGCAGGATTTCGAACCGGGTTGGCGCGATGCCGTGATGCGGCTGGTGCGGCCCGGTGCGAGGGCCTGGTGGCTCGAAGATCCGATGCAGAACCTCTATGCGAAGCCTGCTGCCGACACGGCGGGCTGGGTGACGCTGCGCTCCGAAACCAACTACCGCAGTCCCCGCGCCATCGTCGACATGCTCAATCGGCTGATGCCGGCGGAACTGAGGCAGGTACCGGGTAGCCCGATCGCTGGCGATGCGGTCTCGCTGGAGCAGTACGCCGACCGCGAGGGGCTGGTGGAGCGGACCCGGCGGGCGCTGACGCAAGCGATCGGTCTGGGCTTCGAGCGCAGCCAGATCGCCTTGCTGAGCTTTCACGGGCGCGAGCGCTCGGCGCTGGTCGGCCTCGACCGCCTTGGGCCGATTCCGCTGCGCCATTTCACGGGGCGTTACGACCTGCTAGGCATGCCGGAGTTCTCGGCCGGCGACGTGCTGTGCGAGACGGTCTACCGCTTCAAGGGGCAGAGCGCGCCGTGCGTGATCCTGAGCGAGGTGGACTTTGCAGCGCTGGACGATGCGGCGCTGCGGAAATTTTTCGTCGGCGCGACCCGCGCGACGATGAAACTATTCGTCGTGGCGTCCGATTCCGCTGCTCAGGCTTTGATTCAAAAGGGAATCTCAAACGATGCCTAAAGTCGCTTCATCCCCCGCCGTTAATCGGACGAACAGCACTTGTGAACGTGCGATCGTGACCAACACGGCGAGGGTCGAATGAGGGAAATCGGGACGAGAGTCGTTCTCGGTGTCGGGGTGGCGCTGGGGGCGGGGGTCGGTGCCTGGTTGGGAGGGGCTGTTGCCGGTGCTGTCTTGGCAGCCGGTATTGCTTTGCTGCTGACCTGGTTTCTCGAGCGGCGCCAGCGCGAATCGGTGCGTGCGATGGCTGATCTGGTGGCCCAGATCAACCGCGATGGCGACTTGTCCCGGCGTGCACCGGTGACCGCTGGGGTGGCAGGCGATCTGGCAGGCGCACTGAATAATCTGGTCGATGTCGTTCAGGGTGTTGTTGCGAAAGTCATCAGTGATTCGCGCCGTGTCGCAGAAGTTTCCGACCAGCTCGCCGCCCGTGCCGAACGCATGAGCACCAGCACCAATGCGCAGCGCGACGCCGCCAATCAGATGGCGCAGGCGACGGAACAGATGACCGCCAACGTTTACGAGGTGGCGGAGCACGCCTCGCAGACTGCTCGCATCGCGCAGGAAGCGCGCGAGCTGTCGATCGCCGGCGGCGACGTGGTCAACAACGTGTCGCAGGAAATCGAGCGCATCGCGCAGTGGGTGGAGCAGTCGGCGTCGGTGGTGGCATCGCTGGGGGATCGTTCGCAGGCGATCAGCGGCATCGTGAATGTGATCCGCGAAATCGCCGACCAGACGAACCTGCTGGCGCTGAACGCGGCAATTGAAGCTGCCCGGGCAGGGGAGCAGGGGAGGGGTTTCGCCGTGGTTGCCGACGAGGTGCGCAAGCTGGCCGAACGTACTTCAAACGCGACGCGCGAGATCACCCAGATGATTGCAGCCATCCAGGGCGATACGGCGAGCGCTATCGCCACCATCGAGGAAGGCAGTCGTCAGGCGCGCAGCGGCGCCAAACTGGCCAATTCGGCGTCGGATTCGCTGCAGGCGATAGATCGCGGCGCCACAGCAACGATGGAGAAGGTCGATGCGATCGCGCTGTCGATCCAGGGCCAGAGCCGCGATGCCGAAGCGATCTACGGGTCGGTGCAGCGGATCCTGAAGATGATCGAACAGAACGCGCAGGCCTCGGAGGAAACGCGCGCGGAGGCCGGGCGGCTGGGAAATCTGGCCGGGAACCTCGGAGAAATCGACAAGGTATTCCGGCTCTCGGAATCGGGTGCAAAGGCAATTGACGTCCATGTCGAGTTGCCGGGCGTGGCGCAGGC
Coding sequences within it:
- a CDS encoding GNAT family N-acetyltransferase, producing MKHPPAVLANDLVRLRRSTAADARSVFDATSSDAVTHFMEWSRHTDVSETEGFFSGCAARWDSGDEFHWVIEPANERAIAGCIALRVRGSTADFGYFLLPMFWGKGLALAATSLIVGWAKRQPNIFRICATTDTENTRSIATLGRSGLAHEGTLRMATIRPNISTTPRDTAVFGLCRDDF
- the recB gene encoding exodeoxyribonuclease V subunit beta, translated to MSTLRDLDVFACPLSGISLIEASAGTGKTWNICGLYLRLLLEHGLPVERILVVTFTKAATAELRERIRLRIVETLAHLEGRGSAGDPFVPQLLAAVRASGVADEARLRSQLELALQTFDEAAIFTIHGFCQRALADTPFAAGLPFKLEVTPDDHALIREAVADFWRREVAIDTLPPSLAAWLLLRKDTPDTWAKLLRESLARPLARVEWPAAPKDAPSPDTLRQLFDEARAAFAAVPPPAEVLKQAAAAKDLNAASYKPHLIDASAAEWEAWFDSGDELSTAVAPSSDKSPLRLMRAGFIAGKLNKNRTAPEHAFFDAAEALVAARISAEQALEHARLVLIRRMLTTAGEALRAAKRRARVVAYDDMLANLHRALTSGANPWLAAALREHYPAALIDEFQDTDPVQFEVFSKIYAGDPAGPLFLVGDPKQAIYSFRNADLHTYLAAGDAARHRYTLRENQRSTGPLINALNTLFNANPGAFVLPKLGYETVRVGAKPRPVFSDESGTPNAALHLWQLPPGEAGGTMLRGTAMTQVPAACASEIARLLTAGQRGEIRIGGRPLAAADIAVLVRSHKQAALIKTALAQVGVASVEISQSDVFQTLEATELARVLHAVREPARVGLLRAALATTLMGETAEALAALDHDEARLQAQVTRFVEWRELWNNRGIGMMLRRWLAGDDAAQSVVARMLAAGDGERRLTNLLHLAELLQQASDTHRSPEAQMRWFADQLQADRHEEVAQLRLESDRKLVQIVTIHKSKGLEYPITFTPFLWDGHRRNDASGDAVEYHDANGRIVLDYRPEAGDDDTIKQARKRERAAEDVRLAYVALTRAVFRSYVVVGNYLKPAGKSVSTKESARSVLNWIAAGAGSDQQVWDAGEATATEIDAAWHRIADAAAGDIALTPLPAAAATRLELAPPPLDQLTALPAPAHIPDAWKIGSFSRLVQGAHSAHGAEQDHDALAAPRPLGPTPASIPPDDVLHFPRGASAGDCMHAAFERADFTDPASWDAAARAALRDHPQRGIEGSRGEQARQVAQLTGLIRDVVSTPLPAGLHLADLPMKQRLIEMGFNLPASTLSAARLNAWLAERGYRMPPLGFQSLHGYLSGFIDLVFEHEGRYWVLDWKSNMLGFNADDYRGEALADAMASHGYHLQYLLYLVALHRHLKLRLPHYDYDSHIGGALYLFVRGVRPGWLAEDGAQAGVYFRRPSRADVEALDALITGGGDGGVLTL
- the recC gene encoding exodeoxyribonuclease V subunit gamma, with amino-acid sequence MPIRVSFANRFETLEQILLARLTAEQPGPFDRQTVIVPNTAVRRRIELDMADRFGLCAQVDFPFLGQWLWQEVGQWMPAPERSPLDTGRLTWAILVQLNDGDFVHSHPGVAGYLADADAVMRFELAEQVARVFTDTVTYRPDWVEQWRLRRALPLPAGNDRDTADWLGDLWRRVTSALGVAGQHPFIRLLQEQPQRAAAPADCGPVHVFALPALPPLHLDLLRAFADYRAVQLYVLNPCREHWFEIVPARRLSFLAAQGRSDFHEVGNRLLAAWGRQTQAHIDLLFENDDALEEADSRFDEAPAATLLGHVQNAVLDLQELGPASFALEADDRSIEVHVCHSLTRQLEALQDRLLALLGAGSAAPGSPIRPSDVLVVVPDLATAAPLIDAVFGTAPPARRIPYTITGRGQTRENLVASTLAALLDLLPGRFPASAVFDLLQLAPIAARYQLDDAALETVRDWVASAGIRWGLDARQRSELGLPEHDVHSFADGLERLFLAYALGDDAVFAGRTGAANPEGQAAQALGQLWRFVQDLADTRQRWRTPRSAEAWRVELDDLLARYIPPSFEWAEDLRTLRATVAELHRQMDAAGDADLTPDFVIRALADLLEQPARGGVPTGGVTFAAMASLRPLPYRVVCALGMDDGAFPGTDRPAEFDLLARHPRRGDRQRRFDDRNLFLDLLLSARDHFILAYTGRSLRDNAALPPSVLVAELLDAFAELTATDTSPEGIAAARARLLVEHPLQPFALDLFLPSADPRLHSHNAELCDALRAGLADAQCAPEAPLGPSSSDADDDDEAQDASSTAPPFFTTPLAIDASLRDVPLDRFIRFFRNPSRALLRERLGIQLAKGEDALADEEPFVADYEGIRAVFQRLEADVLAGSSIDQLRARVAAGNEYPHGALGNVQRADVVAQLAAFSQKLQPLRDEAALAPVPIALNFDLAGETWRLSGNLAGLRASGQYRYRLDALRAADRVEAILHHLVLCAAAPSGAVATTQHLASDETLTLAPLAPATALAHLQSLLGWYRLGQTRPLHFYPKSAWAYVESGQHLSEARKKWDSAMFAGENEDPHYQLALRGVADPLDAEFEQVALDVFSLLITDAERTA
- a CDS encoding nuclease-related domain-containing DEAD/DEAH box helicase, encoding MARIYPDGWEALANGASPSLVRLLDTLRRLGEALPDDWAVFHGVHWQHGADGQALFGAVDLALVAPSGACVLIEQRTGFLRESAEGLLRGSAAQAVNVAHHLGRAVAVLREKLARVASDASVTGLLFLPDYRVRQPQTAGLDPALIIDADQREALVARVLTLDAGVAADAVRHAAVSAFLADELSLTPDVGAAADASRALYTRLSGGLTEWARRLEMSPHLLRVVGTAGSGKTQLALAVYRDALAAGRRPLYVCFNRPLADHVAALVPAGGEVASFHQLCVNVLRSTGLSPDLRQPDAFARVVVAFAAMAIPPEWVFDEIIIDEGQDFEPGWRDAVMRLVRPGARAWWLEDPMQNLYAKPAADTAGWVTLRSETNYRSPRAIVDMLNRLMPAELRQVPGSPIAGDAVSLEQYADREGLVERTRRALTQAIGLGFERSQIALLSFHGRERSALVGLDRLGPIPLRHFTGRYDLLGMPEFSAGDVLCETVYRFKGQSAPCVILSEVDFAALDDAALRKFFVGATRATMKLFVVASDSAAQALIQKGISNDA